Proteins encoded in a region of the Syntrophorhabdales bacterium genome:
- a CDS encoding UPF0280 family protein, which translates to MAYEERFYRGFSQPSDLQCYEVKLKETDLFCCTSRDVRETIEERVIHYRHQLERYIEERPEFLHSLVPVKADLFAPAIIKKMITASAAVGVGPMACVAGAVAEFVGNDIEPLCEEYIIENGGDIQLRTKKERLVLIYAKDSPFSNKLGIRLRPREEAYGVCTSSGTVGHSLSFGKADAVCIVASSALFADGMATRVGNMVTTSENIGEALEVGKAHTEVIGILIILGEKLGVWGDLDLVKV; encoded by the coding sequence GTGGCGTATGAAGAACGCTTCTACAGAGGATTTTCGCAGCCCTCGGACCTGCAGTGTTACGAGGTGAAGCTCAAAGAAACGGATCTCTTCTGCTGCACAAGCCGTGACGTGCGGGAGACGATAGAAGAGAGGGTAATTCACTACAGACACCAGCTTGAGAGATACATAGAAGAGAGGCCTGAGTTTCTGCACAGTCTGGTCCCTGTGAAAGCTGACCTGTTTGCCCCGGCTATCATAAAAAAGATGATCACGGCGTCCGCAGCCGTCGGCGTGGGTCCAATGGCGTGCGTTGCAGGGGCTGTGGCCGAGTTTGTAGGAAATGACATCGAGCCTCTATGCGAGGAGTATATCATTGAGAACGGTGGCGACATCCAGTTGCGGACGAAAAAGGAGAGGCTCGTCCTCATTTATGCAAAAGACTCCCCTTTCAGCAACAAGCTGGGAATACGTCTCAGGCCGAGGGAAGAGGCGTACGGCGTCTGCACCTCGTCCGGCACGGTCGGCCATTCATTGAGTTTCGGCAAGGCAGATGCAGTCTGCATTGTGGCTTCATCGGCTCTTTTTGCGGATGGAATGGCCACGCGGGTAGGAAACATGGTCACAACGTCGGAAAACATCGGAGAGGCTCTCGAGGTGGGAAAGGCTCATACAGAGGTAATAGGTATCCTGATTATTCTTGGCGAAAAACTGGGAGTGTGGGGAGACCTCGACTTGGTGAAAGTATAA